One Thalassoglobus sp. JC818 genomic region harbors:
- the trxA gene encoding thioredoxin, which yields MAENLAEFSDDTFQSDVLESSQPVLVDFWAPWCGPCKMLTPTIEALADQYAGKVKIGKLNTDENRQAAINYQINSIPTLIVFKDGEPVDRMLGLQQQERIAEVLDRHL from the coding sequence ATGGCAGAAAACTTGGCCGAATTCAGCGACGATACATTCCAGTCAGACGTATTGGAAAGCAGTCAACCCGTCCTCGTCGACTTTTGGGCGCCATGGTGTGGCCCTTGTAAAATGCTGACTCCAACGATTGAGGCACTCGCCGATCAATACGCTGGCAAAGTCAAAATCGGCAAGCTGAACACCGACGAAAATCGTCAGGCAGCGATCAACTATCAGATCAACAGCATCCCGACTTTGATCGTTTTCAAAGACGGCGAGCCAGTCGATCGCATGCTCGGATTGCAGCAGCAGGAACGTATTGCTGAAGTCCTCGACCGACATCTATAA
- the scpB gene encoding SMC-Scp complex subunit ScpB yields the protein MTPFQTNALQPRRPENFLFTDAVSGWKWRQKFKRKSADSVAIDPESTGHRSPKMARVEAALFVADSALSARKVSQVAMLADYKEALSLIDMLNQLYDVSGSAFRIERVASGYKLLTRPQLSVWLDRVHSRQAHLKLSPPAMETLTIIAYRQPCTRADVEAIRGVQASEMIKQLLDKNLVRVVGEDDSLGRPYLYGTTRIFLESFGLSNVNELPMAELLKPKEPEEISESETDETVEETDDATLQLEPNDASSPESAEIAEPEDEEGDQAAA from the coding sequence ATGACTCCTTTTCAGACTAACGCACTCCAACCGAGAAGACCGGAGAATTTCCTTTTCACAGACGCCGTTTCCGGTTGGAAATGGCGTCAGAAGTTCAAAAGGAAATCTGCTGACTCGGTCGCAATTGATCCGGAATCGACAGGGCATCGATCTCCGAAGATGGCACGCGTGGAAGCAGCTCTCTTCGTCGCAGACTCTGCTCTATCTGCACGCAAAGTCAGTCAGGTCGCGATGCTTGCCGACTACAAAGAAGCACTTTCGCTGATCGACATGTTGAATCAGTTGTACGATGTGTCTGGTTCAGCGTTTCGAATCGAACGTGTTGCTTCCGGCTACAAGCTGTTGACGCGCCCGCAGCTTTCTGTGTGGCTGGATCGTGTTCACAGTCGACAGGCTCATCTCAAGCTCTCTCCGCCAGCTATGGAGACACTAACGATCATCGCTTATCGACAACCCTGCACGCGAGCAGATGTCGAAGCCATTCGCGGCGTTCAGGCGTCCGAAATGATCAAGCAGCTTCTCGACAAGAATCTGGTGAGAGTCGTGGGCGAAGATGATTCGCTGGGCCGTCCTTATCTTTATGGGACAACGCGAATCTTTCTGGAGAGTTTCGGCCTCTCGAATGTCAACGAACTTCCGATGGCGGAGCTGTTGAAACCGAAGGAACCGGAAGAGATCAGCGAGTCAGAAACTGACGAAACTGTTGAAGAAACCGACGACGCTACGTTGCAGCTTGAACCCAACGACGCAAGCTCACCGGAATCTGCAGAAATCGCAGAGCCTGAAGACGAAGAAGGCGATCAAGCCGCCGCGTGA
- the hisA gene encoding 1-(5-phosphoribosyl)-5-[(5-phosphoribosylamino)methylideneamino]imidazole-4-carboxamide isomerase, translated as MEILPAIDLRNGKCVRLRQGDYNQETIFGDDPVAMAQRWESEGGQRLHLVDLDGAKAGRPVNLDVISRIVEAVNIPCQLGGGIRSEETVAEMLNDVGIDRVIIGTQALKQPEWFQEVCEKFPHKCCLGLDARDSMVATEGWLDVSETSALELANRFIGVPLAAVIYTNIANDGMMQGIDDGTMSDFVELAKRGFPVIASGGVTTMEDIVRLNELSKQHPNLVGAITGRAIYEGKIDLAEAVRITA; from the coding sequence ATGGAAATTCTGCCAGCCATTGATCTGAGAAACGGAAAGTGCGTCCGTTTGCGTCAAGGCGACTACAATCAGGAGACGATTTTCGGCGATGATCCCGTCGCGATGGCTCAACGTTGGGAGTCTGAAGGAGGCCAGCGGTTGCATCTGGTCGATCTCGATGGGGCGAAAGCAGGAAGACCGGTCAATCTCGATGTGATTTCTCGAATCGTTGAAGCGGTGAACATTCCTTGTCAGCTCGGTGGCGGAATTCGCAGCGAAGAGACCGTCGCTGAGATGTTGAACGACGTCGGAATCGATCGAGTCATTATCGGAACGCAAGCACTCAAACAGCCCGAATGGTTTCAGGAAGTGTGTGAGAAGTTCCCGCATAAATGTTGCCTCGGACTCGATGCCCGAGACTCGATGGTGGCGACGGAAGGTTGGCTCGATGTCTCGGAAACGTCCGCTTTGGAATTGGCGAATCGTTTCATTGGAGTTCCGCTGGCAGCCGTCATTTACACGAACATCGCCAACGACGGGATGATGCAGGGTATCGACGACGGAACGATGTCAGACTTCGTCGAGCTGGCAAAACGTGGATTCCCAGTGATTGCATCGGGTGGCGTCACGACCATGGAAGACATTGTCCGGCTCAACGAACTCTCGAAACAGCATCCGAATCTTGTCGGAGCGATTACCGGTCGGGCGATTTACGAGGGAAAAATCGATCTGGCAGAAGCTGTACGGATCACTGCTTAA
- a CDS encoding LptF/LptG family permease → MSRLLQRYILGQVIKVFLSILAGMTLLLVFVGVFQQAAELGLTPQHAVRVLPYIVPSLLPFTIPAAMLLTVSVVYGRLSGDQEVIAAKAAGIHPVSLMWPAFALGLALSVGSLVLTDRLIPWSISRIEQHVVSVMEELFMERLKSQLQYSDRKLGLHINVADVEGHTLIHPVIQFSKGKGGVTTQAELARIRLSVERQEILVQLKNGFIEFPDDSRVYFQGERSERFRWETDMGDRKARHIPITEIYGELDKIERFRESQKQLQATEVFLSLAGADFRRLVTDAVKRSKTLATDQSRFFKLRTEVHSRCSLALSCFFFTLLGVPVAVMLGKSQFATSFLFCFLPIVCGYYPLTLGLMSQAKNGTIAPDWSMWVANVLVMILGGFAIRKVIRY, encoded by the coding sequence ATGTCCCGACTTCTCCAGCGATATATTCTGGGTCAAGTAATCAAGGTTTTCCTTTCGATTCTTGCCGGGATGACATTGCTGCTGGTCTTCGTCGGAGTTTTTCAACAGGCGGCCGAACTTGGACTCACTCCGCAGCATGCGGTTCGCGTTCTTCCATATATCGTCCCCAGTTTGCTCCCTTTCACGATTCCGGCAGCGATGCTGCTGACCGTGAGTGTGGTTTACGGGCGCTTGTCGGGTGATCAGGAAGTGATCGCGGCCAAAGCGGCGGGAATTCATCCAGTTTCACTAATGTGGCCAGCGTTCGCGTTGGGACTCGCTTTAAGCGTCGGATCACTTGTGCTGACCGACCGACTCATCCCGTGGTCGATTTCCCGCATCGAACAGCATGTTGTGTCTGTGATGGAAGAGTTGTTCATGGAGCGGCTCAAGTCACAGCTTCAATACAGCGATCGAAAACTCGGGCTGCATATCAATGTGGCAGACGTTGAGGGCCACACGCTCATCCATCCTGTGATCCAGTTTTCTAAAGGGAAGGGTGGCGTCACGACGCAGGCGGAACTGGCCCGAATTCGATTGAGTGTCGAGCGTCAGGAGATTCTCGTTCAACTCAAGAATGGCTTCATTGAGTTCCCCGATGACAGCCGCGTCTATTTTCAGGGAGAACGATCCGAGCGATTCCGCTGGGAAACCGATATGGGAGATCGCAAAGCACGACACATCCCGATCACAGAAATATATGGAGAGCTCGACAAGATCGAACGCTTCCGGGAGAGTCAAAAGCAGCTTCAAGCGACGGAAGTTTTCCTCTCGCTGGCGGGTGCCGACTTTCGAAGGCTTGTCACCGATGCGGTCAAACGCTCCAAAACCCTGGCGACCGATCAGTCACGGTTTTTTAAGCTTCGGACGGAAGTTCACAGTCGCTGTTCCTTGGCGCTGAGCTGTTTCTTCTTCACTCTGTTAGGAGTGCCGGTTGCGGTGATGCTCGGGAAGTCTCAATTCGCGACGAGCTTCCTGTTTTGCTTCCTTCCCATCGTGTGCGGATACTACCCGCTGACGCTGGGATTGATGTCGCAAGCCAAAAACGGGACGATCGCTCCAGACTGGTCGATGTGGGTCGCCAATGTGCTCGTGATGATCCTCGGCGGATTCGCGATTCGAAAGGTGATTCGGTATTGA
- a CDS encoding glycosyltransferase family 39 protein gives MSQAYTQKFKHVTRIVDAFHQKTHQENEESRDPTIRFFYTLLGIHVVFWTILSTITQPNLPTETLEILTLGQSPAWGYFDQPPLSIWVMSIVSAVFAPAAWPAYLIAQLCIATCLWAAWKLGREFLHPWTAICGALVLEGCFFFTIGSSALTSAHLAGAIWALSIVAAYKAFQLENRRDWVILGVLLGLGMLCHYSTVLLFWAMCAFSLMNYKARRCWDTSWPFLAILTAGLIVAPHLFWSWSNDFQTFSTALHSWDSLSAHVVFALRFIIRQLLAVVPIALLLLPMIQAVQFGDESSYDKENQDFAKQYLLVVTLLPAASMLVLAGLVGVDLGATGLTLWTFAGLSILLWCDLRESKASWRRVLLSCGAAVGAFAALLVTINTMMPKMITSTAPSSVHFPGKDLAQQVRKIWADQDFKRPLKIIGGTANLAQNASWYNGTFHRPLAFSELDPKRSSGLSHRDLVKTGGILLWSDDTSEQYTVDALSMKLGADLNGQIHYGTQPLMLQWQTAADQAPITVHWAVISPLVESDETVALEANDATETPRIAVR, from the coding sequence ATGAGCCAAGCCTACACGCAGAAATTCAAACACGTCACTCGAATTGTCGACGCGTTTCACCAGAAGACCCATCAAGAAAACGAAGAGAGTCGCGATCCAACGATCCGCTTCTTCTACACGCTCCTCGGCATCCATGTCGTTTTCTGGACGATTCTGTCCACGATCACGCAGCCAAATCTTCCCACGGAAACTCTTGAAATCCTGACATTGGGGCAGTCCCCAGCCTGGGGATACTTCGATCAGCCACCGCTTTCGATCTGGGTGATGTCGATTGTTTCTGCAGTCTTTGCCCCAGCTGCATGGCCTGCATATTTGATTGCTCAATTGTGTATCGCCACATGCCTGTGGGCAGCGTGGAAACTCGGCCGAGAGTTTCTTCATCCATGGACAGCCATTTGCGGAGCACTTGTTCTGGAAGGCTGTTTCTTTTTCACGATCGGCTCTTCCGCCCTGACGAGTGCTCACCTCGCAGGAGCAATTTGGGCGCTGTCCATCGTTGCGGCTTACAAGGCTTTTCAGCTGGAAAATCGCCGCGACTGGGTCATTCTTGGTGTTCTCCTTGGGTTGGGAATGTTGTGCCACTACAGCACGGTCCTGCTCTTCTGGGCGATGTGTGCATTCTCCTTGATGAACTACAAAGCCCGGCGATGCTGGGACACTTCGTGGCCATTTCTCGCGATTTTGACCGCCGGTCTGATCGTTGCTCCGCACCTGTTCTGGTCCTGGTCGAATGACTTTCAGACGTTTTCGACAGCCTTGCACAGCTGGGACTCTCTGAGTGCCCACGTGGTATTCGCGCTGCGATTCATCATTCGACAGCTTCTGGCCGTCGTTCCGATCGCTTTGCTCCTCCTCCCGATGATTCAGGCTGTGCAATTCGGCGACGAATCCAGCTACGACAAAGAAAATCAGGACTTCGCAAAGCAATACCTTTTGGTCGTGACTCTTCTCCCGGCTGCCTCAATGCTCGTCCTGGCTGGATTGGTGGGGGTCGACCTCGGAGCCACCGGACTGACTTTGTGGACGTTCGCTGGTCTTTCAATTTTGTTGTGGTGTGATTTGCGAGAGTCAAAAGCTTCGTGGAGACGCGTTTTGCTCAGTTGCGGAGCGGCTGTCGGTGCCTTCGCTGCCCTGCTCGTGACCATCAACACGATGATGCCGAAGATGATCACTTCCACAGCCCCTTCAAGTGTTCACTTTCCGGGAAAAGATCTCGCTCAGCAGGTTCGGAAAATTTGGGCGGATCAGGACTTCAAGCGGCCGCTCAAGATCATCGGCGGGACAGCCAATCTTGCCCAGAACGCAAGCTGGTACAACGGAACGTTTCATCGCCCGCTGGCCTTTAGTGAACTTGATCCGAAGCGAAGTTCCGGGTTGTCACATCGTGATCTTGTGAAGACCGGAGGCATTCTCCTGTGGAGCGATGACACTTCTGAACAGTACACCGTCGACGCTCTTTCGATGAAGCTCGGTGCAGATCTGAACGGACAGATTCACTACGGAACGCAGCCACTCATGCTGCAGTGGCAAACAGCTGCTGATCAGGCTCCGATCACGGTCCATTGGGCAGTCATCTCTCCTCTCGTTGAGAGTGACGAGACAGTCGCTCTAGAAGCGAATGATGCAACAGAAACGCCAAGAATTGCGGTCCGCTAA